A genomic stretch from Cyprinus carpio isolate SPL01 chromosome A12, ASM1834038v1, whole genome shotgun sequence includes:
- the stat5b gene encoding signal transducer and activator of transcription 5B yields MALWIQAQQLQGDALHQMQSLYGQHFPIEVRHYLAQWLEAQPWDAIDLENQQDEFKAKRLLEGLIKELQRKAEHQMGEDGFLLKIKLGHYATQLKSSYDPCPLELVRCVKHILYTEQRLVQEASNASSPGSGPVDGTPQRYQQINQTFEELRVMTQDTENDLRKLQHSQEYFIIQYQESLRIQAQLSSLASLPPAERVQREAGLQSRKSTLEAWLTREANTLQKYRQELAEKHQRTLALLRKQQTVIVDDELIQWKRRQQLAGNGGPSEGGLDILQAWCEKLADMIWQNRQQIRRVEHLTQQLPIPGPTEELLTDLNATVTDIISALVTSTFIIEKQPPQVLKTQTKFSATVRLLVGGKLNVHMNPPQVKATIISEQQAKALLKNENTRNDSSGEILNNNCVMEYHQTTGTLSAHFRTMSLKRIKRSDRRGAESVTEEKFTVLFESQFSVGGNELVFHVKTLSLPVVVIVHGSQDNNATATVLWDNAFSETGRVPFVVPEKVLWPQLCEALNMKYKSEVQSDRGLSEDNLVFLAQKAFSSSSNNPEDYCNMTITWSQFNRESLPGRNFTFWQWFDGVIELMKKHLKSHWNDGAILGFLNKQQAQDMLMSKPNGTFLLRFSDSEIGGITIAWVAENPNKAGERMVWNLMPFTTKDFSIRSLADRISDLNHLLFLYPNQPKEEVFSRYCTPPNSKAVGDGYVKPEIKQVVKVEFSSPNPEPSPGNSFMEHSASPTVNQHHNFTIYPSMNDTMLDTEGEFDLDETMDMARQVEEFLRQPMETQWSGQQS; encoded by the exons ATGGCGCTGTGGATTCAGGCACAGCAGCTGCAGGGGGACGCCCTGCATCAGATGCAATCTCTCTATGGGCAGCACTTTCCCATCGAGGTGCGTCACTACCTGGCGCAGTGGCTGGAGGCACAGCCATG GGATGCCATCGACCTGGAAAACCAGCAGGACGAGTTTAAAGCAAAGCGATTGTTGGAGGGTCTGATCAAGGAGCTGCAGAGGAAGGCAGAGCATCAGATGGGTGAAGATGGTTTCCTGCTGAAGATCAAACTGGGTCATTATGCCACACAGCTGAAG AGCTCATATGACCCTTGCCCTCTGGAGCTTGTGCGGTGTGTCAAACACATCCTGTACACGGAGCAAAGACTTGTACAGGAAGCATCCAAT GCCAGCAGTCCGGGGTCAGGTCCAGTAGATGGTACCCCTCAGAGATATCAGCAGATCAACCAGACGTTTGAGGAGCTACGTGTTATGACACAGGACACAGAGAACGACCTCCGCAAGCTACAGCACAGTCAAGAATACTTCATCATTCAGTACCAGGAGAGCTTGAGGATACAGG CTCAGTTGAGTAGTTTGGCCAGCCTTCCTCCAGCTGAGCGGGTTCAGAGAGAAGCAGGCCTGCAGAGCAGGAAGTCAACGCTAGAGGCCTGGCTCACACGAGAGGCCAACACTTTACAGAAATACAGACAG gAACTGGCAGAGAAGCATCAGAGGACTCTAGCTCTGTTGAGGAAACAGCAAACTGTGATCGTAGATGATGAACTGATTCAGTGGAAGAGACGACAGCAGCTCGCAGGCAATGGAGGACCATCAGAGGGAGGACTGGACATACTGCAAGCCTG GTGTGAGAAGTTGGCCGATATGATTTGGCAAAACAGACAGCAGATTCGCAGAGTTGAACACCTGACACAGCAGCTGCCCATTCCCGGACCCACAGAAGAACTGCTTACTGACCTCAACGCTACTGTCACAGACATCATATCAGCACTCGTCACCAG CACATTTATAATTGAGAAACAGCCTCCTCAAGTGCTGAAGACTCAAACCAAATTTTCAGCAACAGTTCGCTTGCTGGTCGGAGGGAAACTCAATGTCCACATGAATCCTCCACAGGTTAAGGCCACCATCATCAGCGAACAGCAGGCCAAGGCCTTACTGAAGAATGAGAACACCCGCAA TGACAGCAGTGGAGAGATTCTAAACAACAACTGTGTGATGGAGTACCACCAAACCACTGGCACCCTGAGTGCACACTTCAGGACCATG TCTCTGAAGCGTATTAAGAGGTCAGACCGCCGCGGGGCCGAGTCAGTGACTGAAGAGAAGTTTACGGTTCTGTTTGAGTCTCAGTTCAGTGTGGGAGGCAATGAACTTGTGTTTCACGTGAAg ACATTATCCCTGCCTGTTGTGGTCATCGTTCATGGGAGTCAAGATAATAACGCTACAGCAACCGTACTGTGGGATAATGCTTTCTCTGAGACG GGTCGAGTGCCATTTGTGGTGCCTGAAAAGGTGCTGTGGCCACAGCTGTGTGAGGCTTTGAACATGAAATATAAATCAGAGGTtcagagcgacagaggactgtCAGAAGACAATCTGGTGTTTCTCGCTCAGAAAGCCTTCAGCAGTTCCAGCAACAACCCTGAGGACTACTGCAACATGACCATCACCTGGTCTCAGTTCAATAGG gAAAGTTTGCCAGGCAGGAACTTCACATTCTGGCAGTGGTTTGATGGGGTCATTGAGCTCATGAAGAAACACCTGAAGTCTCACTGGAATGATGG AGCGATTCTGGGTTTCCTGAACAAGCAGCAAGCTCAGGACATGTTGATGTCTAAACCAAACGGCACGTTCCTTCTGCGCTTCAGCGACTCTGAGATCGGAGGCATCACCATAGCGTGGGTCGCAGAAAACCCGAACAAAGCAG GAGAACGGATGGTGTGGAACCTGATGCCCTTCACTACTAAAGATTTCTCTATCCGCTCTCTGGCCGATCGGATCAGTGATCTGAATCATCTGCTCTTCCTCTATCCCAATCAGCCAAAAGAGGAAGTCTTCTCCCGTTACTGCACACCTCCAAACT caaaagCAGTGGGGGATGGATATGTAAAACCAGAGATCAAGCAGGTGGTGAAGGTTGA gttTTCTTCGCCCAATCCTGAACCCTCTCCTGGGAATTCCTTTATGGAGCATTCCGCATCACCCACTGTCAATCAACACCATAACTTCACAATCTATCCATCAAT